The Nocardioides salarius genome includes a region encoding these proteins:
- a CDS encoding ParB/RepB/Spo0J family partition protein — translation MTDTIQTPADTAADEATEVVQAEEFKYLDPADIIIGTNVRTDLRADHKEFRKSIKERGVLEAVTVYRNEDGQYVLLRGQRRTVTAAEVGTPTGLIPARVVPQPADADRIGDQMVENIHRAGMREAEIVAGVEQLALLGVSAAQIAKRTSIDRPTVNAALAVTKADQSRNRLDSGDLTLEEAAIFAEFEHDPEAVERLENAKRWRRSLAHEAQRLRDEAAEREADAAEVERLRAEGLPVLSAEGVEEADEVLRIERLVTEEGEPLPEEEWPNVPGARVHVVKEWVYPEDEYDEESEDGDESKDEDYEPAEPYQQYVPVWVVTDLAASGLCRRGGGSSSTASADEGGGSEEEAEARREERRRVIANNKAWASAETVRREWLATFVARKTAPKGAEALICEAVVTGHHSLSKAMDHRHPMLFTLLGVDRPTGYYGAGHDECHKIATKASTPKAATMTTLAAVIAAWEATTGKHSWRNPTAWDARVLGALVEWGYQPSEVERILLGEEPQTSTGSDEQEDEASGTEASDSAA, via the coding sequence ATGACCGACACCATCCAGACCCCCGCCGACACCGCCGCCGACGAGGCCACCGAGGTCGTCCAGGCCGAGGAGTTCAAGTACCTCGACCCCGCCGACATCATCATCGGCACCAACGTCCGGACCGACCTGCGAGCCGACCACAAGGAGTTCCGCAAGTCGATCAAGGAGCGCGGCGTGCTGGAGGCCGTCACGGTCTACCGCAACGAGGACGGCCAGTACGTCCTGCTGCGTGGCCAGCGCCGCACCGTGACCGCCGCCGAGGTCGGCACCCCGACCGGGCTGATCCCGGCCCGTGTCGTGCCCCAGCCTGCCGACGCCGACCGGATCGGTGACCAGATGGTCGAGAACATCCACCGCGCCGGGATGCGCGAGGCCGAGATCGTCGCTGGCGTGGAGCAGCTGGCCCTGCTCGGCGTGAGCGCCGCGCAGATCGCCAAGCGCACCAGCATCGACCGCCCGACCGTGAACGCCGCCCTGGCGGTCACCAAGGCCGACCAGAGCCGCAACCGGCTCGACTCCGGCGATCTGACGTTGGAGGAGGCCGCGATCTTCGCCGAGTTCGAGCACGACCCCGAGGCCGTCGAGCGCCTGGAGAACGCCAAGCGGTGGCGGCGCTCGCTCGCCCACGAGGCTCAGCGGCTGCGCGACGAGGCCGCAGAGCGCGAGGCCGACGCCGCCGAGGTCGAGCGGTTGCGCGCCGAGGGTCTGCCGGTGCTGAGCGCCGAGGGGGTCGAGGAGGCCGACGAGGTGCTGCGCATCGAGCGGCTGGTCACCGAGGAGGGCGAGCCGCTGCCCGAGGAGGAGTGGCCCAACGTCCCGGGCGCTCGCGTCCACGTCGTCAAGGAGTGGGTCTACCCCGAGGACGAGTACGACGAGGAGAGCGAGGACGGTGACGAGTCGAAGGACGAGGACTACGAGCCCGCCGAGCCCTACCAGCAGTACGTGCCGGTGTGGGTCGTGACCGACCTCGCCGCCTCCGGCCTGTGCCGTCGCGGCGGCGGGTCCAGCAGCACCGCCAGCGCGGACGAGGGCGGCGGGAGCGAGGAGGAGGCCGAGGCCCGCCGCGAGGAGCGCCGCCGCGTGATCGCCAACAACAAGGCCTGGGCGAGCGCGGAGACGGTGCGCCGCGAGTGGCTGGCCACGTTCGTCGCCCGAAAGACCGCCCCGAAGGGTGCCGAGGCGCTGATCTGCGAGGCCGTCGTCACCGGCCACCACTCGCTGAGCAAGGCCATGGACCACCGGCACCCGATGCTGTTCACGCTGCTGGGCGTCGACCGTCCGACCGGCTACTACGGCGCGGGGCACGACGAGTGCCACAAGATCGCCACCAAGGCGAGCACGCCGAAGGCCGCGACCATGACCACGCTCGCCGCCGTCATCGCCGCGTGGGAGGCCACGACCGGCAAGCACTCGTGGCGCAACCCGACCGCGTGGGATGCCCGCGTGCTCGGCGCGCTCGTGGAGTGGGGCTACCAGCCCAGCGAGGTCGAGCGGATCCTGCTCGGCGAGGAGCCGCAGACGAGCACCGGCAGCGACGAGCAGGAGGACGAGGCCAGCGGCACCGAGGCCAGCGACAGCGCCGCCTGA
- a CDS encoding YgaP-like transmembrane domain gives MSSRWSINITPAERVARVVIGGLAAIAGAFLLGGAGSTLAVVLELLLVLAGLDLVITGALGHCPLYARLRHVPASLKDRTS, from the coding sequence ATGAGCAGCCGTTGGAGCATCAACATCACCCCCGCCGAACGCGTCGCTCGCGTCGTGATCGGCGGCCTCGCTGCGATCGCCGGCGCGTTCTTGCTGGGCGGCGCCGGATCGACCCTGGCGGTCGTCCTCGAGCTGCTGCTGGTGCTGGCCGGCCTCGACCTGGTCATCACCGGGGCACTCGGACACTGCCCCCTCTACGCCAGGCTCCGCCACGTGCCCGCATCCCTGAAGGACAGGACGTCATGA
- a CDS encoding ABC transporter permease, whose protein sequence is MTTTTQPTPPQSDHPRRALATGAVPVGRRFLFADRRRATLTVLGVAASLLLVLVLGGIFAGAVDRVTYYIRTSPADVFVSQDGVRTMHMSASSLPGDTPERIADIPGVAWASPIAFASGSVAGPQGRQLSYLIGYDTRTGRGGPTRLVAGRTPAVGEAVLDEQAAKQLGVQLGDRFTVMGTSLRAVGFSTGGSSITNTTVFVELSEFGRIHDDRVSYVLTGLDPGADPEAVTDRIEAEIGGVTAQTREQLADSEARIVTDMSADLLRLMSSIGLVIALAVIALGLMTATLNRLRDFAVLKALGARTPRLAAAVAMQVLLTVVLASTVATTAALALAWLLPLAAPAVQISITTAAVAQTTTTALLVGLIAALWPLRRIAALDAATAFRETR, encoded by the coding sequence ATGACCACCACCACGCAACCAACTCCGCCGCAATCCGATCACCCACGACGCGCCCTCGCGACAGGAGCCGTGCCCGTGGGGCGCCGCTTCCTGTTCGCCGACCGCCGCCGCGCCACGCTGACCGTCCTCGGCGTGGCCGCCTCCCTGCTACTGGTCCTCGTCCTCGGCGGCATCTTCGCCGGAGCCGTCGACCGCGTCACCTACTACATCCGCACCTCCCCGGCCGACGTGTTCGTTTCCCAGGACGGGGTGCGCACCATGCACATGTCTGCCTCGTCGCTACCCGGGGACACCCCCGAGCGCATAGCCGACATACCGGGAGTTGCCTGGGCCTCGCCGATCGCGTTCGCCTCCGGCTCGGTGGCCGGACCACAGGGTCGGCAGCTGTCCTACCTCATCGGCTACGACACCCGCACCGGCCGGGGAGGCCCCACACGCCTCGTGGCCGGCCGCACACCCGCCGTCGGCGAAGCCGTCCTGGACGAGCAGGCAGCCAAACAACTTGGAGTCCAGCTCGGCGACCGGTTCACGGTCATGGGCACGTCCCTGCGCGCTGTCGGGTTCTCCACCGGCGGCAGCAGCATCACCAACACCACCGTCTTCGTCGAGCTCAGCGAGTTCGGCCGGATCCACGACGACCGCGTTTCGTACGTGCTCACCGGGCTGGACCCAGGCGCCGACCCAGAAGCGGTCACGGACCGGATCGAGGCCGAAATCGGTGGCGTCACGGCCCAGACCCGCGAGCAGCTCGCCGACTCCGAAGCCCGCATCGTCACCGACATGAGCGCCGACCTGCTCCGGCTGATGTCCTCCATCGGCCTCGTCATCGCGCTCGCCGTCATCGCCCTGGGACTGATGACCGCCACCTTGAACAGGCTGCGAGACTTCGCCGTCCTCAAGGCCCTCGGCGCCCGCACACCTCGGCTCGCGGCAGCGGTGGCGATGCAGGTGCTGCTCACCGTCGTACTCGCCTCCACCGTCGCCACCACAGCCGCGCTGGCGCTGGCCTGGTTGCTGCCACTCGCCGCCCCAGCGGTCCAGATCTCCATCACCACCGCCGCCGTCGCACAGACCACCACCACAGCGCTCCTTGTCGGCCTCATCGCCGCCCTGTGGCCGCTGCGCCGCATTGCCGCGCTCGACGCGGCAACCGCCTTCCGGGAGACACGATGA
- a CDS encoding class I SAM-dependent methyltransferase, whose amino-acid sequence MNLIHRLYCRSRPWRAHVRALLPWALDGISLERAAVLELGPGPGLTTDWLVSRVGSLTCLEYDEADASALARGHPGVVVRRGDATALPFESGSFDAVVCFTMLHHLPSAAAQDRLCAEAARVLRPSGLFAGSDSRWGPLFALAHVGDTCTLVDPEALPARLEVAGFDHVEIDTRRDAFRFRAHVD is encoded by the coding sequence GTGAACCTGATCCATCGCCTCTATTGCCGATCCCGGCCTTGGCGCGCTCATGTGAGAGCGCTGCTGCCGTGGGCGTTGGACGGCATCTCCCTCGAGCGGGCGGCTGTCCTGGAGCTGGGGCCGGGTCCGGGACTGACCACAGACTGGCTGGTGTCGCGCGTGGGATCGCTGACGTGCCTGGAGTACGACGAGGCCGATGCCTCGGCGCTCGCCCGAGGGCACCCGGGGGTGGTCGTGCGACGTGGTGACGCGACGGCGCTCCCATTTGAGTCTGGATCGTTTGATGCGGTGGTCTGCTTCACGATGTTGCATCATCTGCCCTCGGCCGCGGCGCAGGATCGCTTGTGCGCCGAGGCCGCCCGGGTCTTGCGCCCGAGTGGTCTGTTTGCGGGCTCGGACAGCCGGTGGGGTCCCCTGTTCGCGCTGGCGCATGTCGGCGACACCTGCACCTTGGTCGACCCGGAGGCACTGCCGGCACGGCTGGAAGTTGCCGGGTTCGATCACGTTGAGATCGACACTCGAAGGGACGCGTTCCGGTTCCGGGCGCATGTCGACTGA
- a CDS encoding ATP-binding cassette domain-containing protein, with protein sequence MRAVDLDLAAGEVLLVMGPSGSGKTTLLLMLGALLRPSAGSITITGRDGVDVDIAAAREKELPVLRSRTFGFIFQDYALLDALTATENIAVAANLAGTTGPAAHERARELLERVGLARRAAARPSQMSGGEQQRVAVARALANDPPVLLADEPTANLDASRGRDLARLLRQLADEDGRSIVIVSHDDRLREIADRVLWMEDGQFRHVAALAVDPVCRMQVEPNGPHANWRGEQWWFCSDACRREFLTQPERFTPRPASN encoded by the coding sequence GTGCGAGCAGTCGACCTCGACCTCGCCGCCGGCGAAGTGCTCCTCGTGATGGGACCGTCCGGATCGGGCAAGACCACCTTGCTGCTCATGCTCGGCGCACTGCTGCGTCCGAGCGCAGGCTCCATCACCATCACCGGCCGTGACGGCGTCGACGTGGACATCGCCGCGGCGCGTGAGAAGGAGCTCCCTGTGCTGCGGTCGCGCACCTTCGGGTTCATCTTCCAGGACTACGCCCTGCTCGACGCACTCACCGCCACCGAGAACATCGCAGTTGCCGCCAATCTCGCCGGCACCACTGGTCCAGCTGCACACGAGCGCGCCCGCGAGCTGCTCGAGCGCGTCGGCCTTGCCCGCCGGGCAGCGGCGCGGCCCTCCCAGATGTCCGGCGGCGAACAACAGCGCGTCGCAGTCGCACGCGCGCTCGCCAATGACCCACCCGTTCTGCTCGCGGACGAACCCACCGCCAACCTCGACGCCTCCCGCGGCCGAGACCTCGCCCGGCTGCTGCGCCAGCTCGCCGACGAGGACGGCCGCTCGATCGTCATCGTGAGCCACGACGATCGACTCCGAGAGATCGCCGACCGCGTGCTCTGGATGGAAGACGGGCAATTCCGCCACGTCGCCGCACTTGCCGTCGATCCCGTCTGCCGCATGCAGGTCGAGCCGAACGGACCCCACGCCAACTGGCGCGGCGAGCAGTGGTGGTTCTGCTCTGACGCCTGCCGACGGGAATTTCTCACCCAGCCCGAGCGATTCACCCCACGGCCGGCCTCCAACTAG
- a CDS encoding ABC transporter permease, with product MNGRSGTSVPVTRRFLTTRPVRTAAGAAGIGLALMLMLLLAGLWVGVQDRVTTYDDHLGADLVVVPAGTRNLFADPGALPAPAVDAIAQAPGVTRAAPLRTMYQILELSHGKAAVAAVAYEPGSGLGGPWAFTDGRAPEAPDEVAIDALWAEQHDFAIGDQLPILGHPMRVVGLTGDTALFMTPLLFTTTAGMDQMLRATGTTGAVLVTTADPDAVAAQLRDEGYTVRTPAELREASLRLATDIYGSPVRLMVGVAFAAGTLIVALVAYTRVTEQQRDLGVLKALGATPGRLRRIAVTETVALTVLGTLAAIVLLIITREVLAWWRPAFPVLLTPGTIAQTAAAAATMALLAAWLPARRLNRLDAASAFRSGR from the coding sequence ATGAACGGTCGCAGTGGAACCTCGGTCCCGGTCACCCGCCGTTTTCTCACCACGCGTCCGGTCCGCACCGCTGCCGGAGCCGCCGGGATCGGGCTCGCCCTCATGCTGATGCTGCTGCTGGCCGGACTCTGGGTCGGCGTCCAGGACCGCGTCACTACCTATGACGACCACCTCGGTGCCGACCTGGTCGTGGTGCCCGCCGGAACGCGGAACCTCTTCGCCGACCCCGGCGCTCTGCCGGCGCCGGCCGTGGACGCCATCGCCCAGGCCCCGGGCGTGACACGAGCCGCGCCGCTGCGCACCATGTATCAGATCCTCGAGCTGTCGCACGGCAAGGCTGCCGTGGCCGCGGTCGCCTACGAACCCGGCAGCGGACTCGGTGGCCCCTGGGCCTTCACCGATGGCCGTGCCCCCGAAGCCCCCGACGAGGTGGCCATCGATGCCTTGTGGGCCGAACAACACGACTTCGCCATCGGCGATCAGCTGCCCATTCTCGGACACCCGATGCGGGTGGTCGGCCTCACCGGCGACACCGCACTGTTCATGACCCCGCTGCTGTTCACCACCACGGCCGGGATGGACCAGATGCTGCGGGCTACCGGCACCACCGGAGCGGTGCTGGTCACGACCGCGGACCCCGATGCCGTAGCAGCGCAGCTGCGTGACGAGGGGTACACCGTGCGCACTCCTGCCGAACTGCGGGAGGCATCGTTGCGGCTGGCGACCGACATCTACGGCTCGCCGGTACGGCTCATGGTGGGCGTGGCCTTCGCAGCCGGCACCCTGATCGTCGCGCTCGTGGCCTACACCCGGGTCACCGAACAACAGCGGGACCTGGGCGTCCTCAAGGCCCTCGGCGCCACCCCCGGACGGCTTCGCCGAATCGCGGTGACCGAGACCGTGGCCCTGACGGTGCTCGGCACGCTCGCCGCGATCGTCCTGCTGATCATCACCCGGGAAGTCCTCGCCTGGTGGCGACCCGCATTCCCGGTGCTGCTCACCCCCGGCACCATCGCCCAGACCGCCGCCGCAGCGGCCACGATGGCACTACTCGCCGCATGGCTACCGGCACGCCGACTCAACCGGCTCGACGCGGCCTCCGCATTCCGGAGCGGACGATGA
- a CDS encoding DUF4192 domain-containing protein, producing MDLLVQSPDELLAAVPHVLGFKPEESIVLVPFRPGLPITRVDLPKTAADREEVWDALSGPYGRHARPGARLAILCFTEDRRSAELASQHLSNRLETVGITTHIRLWADGERWREFNTGQTGLQTEATAERIAAATVLTGAAQPAASRASLAASMVGDREPIAQLLPAARAAAAASTPALERDWALDRLEQFHADGNRLSDIDGARMLVALETISTRDALWEDMSRENSTSHTAIWTDLTRRAPDEVRAAPASMLGFASWLHGDGAKAWCALDQVPADRPYSMAAIVASALQNGIHPREWERYQTQMRGLTAELDESYVPKPPGQQRDIPGAQPITDRPAPGR from the coding sequence ATGGATCTCCTCGTTCAGTCCCCAGACGAGCTGCTGGCCGCGGTGCCGCACGTCCTCGGCTTCAAACCGGAGGAGTCGATCGTCCTCGTGCCCTTCCGGCCAGGGCTCCCCATCACCCGCGTCGACCTGCCGAAGACGGCCGCCGACCGTGAGGAAGTGTGGGACGCCCTGAGCGGCCCGTACGGCCGCCACGCCCGCCCCGGAGCCCGCCTGGCGATCCTCTGCTTCACCGAGGACCGCCGCAGCGCCGAGCTGGCCAGCCAGCATCTGTCCAACCGCCTCGAGACCGTGGGCATCACCACCCACATCCGGCTGTGGGCCGACGGCGAGCGGTGGCGCGAGTTCAACACGGGCCAGACCGGGCTGCAGACCGAGGCGACCGCGGAGCGGATCGCGGCCGCCACCGTCCTGACCGGCGCCGCCCAGCCGGCGGCCAGTCGAGCCTCGCTGGCCGCCTCCATGGTCGGTGACCGGGAGCCGATCGCCCAGCTGCTCCCCGCGGCCCGGGCTGCGGCCGCGGCCAGCACTCCCGCCCTCGAGCGGGACTGGGCACTGGACCGGCTCGAGCAGTTCCACGCCGACGGCAACCGGCTCTCCGACATCGACGGCGCACGAATGCTGGTGGCCCTGGAGACGATCAGCACCCGCGACGCGCTCTGGGAGGACATGAGTCGCGAGAACTCCACCTCCCACACGGCCATCTGGACCGACCTCACCCGCCGCGCGCCGGACGAGGTCCGCGCGGCGCCGGCCTCCATGCTCGGCTTCGCCAGCTGGCTGCACGGTGACGGGGCCAAGGCCTGGTGCGCCCTCGACCAGGTGCCCGCCGACCGGCCCTACTCCATGGCCGCCATCGTCGCCTCGGCGCTGCAGAACGGCATCCACCCCCGCGAGTGGGAGCGGTACCAGACGCAGATGCGTGGTCTCACCGCCGAGCTGGACGAGTCCTACGTCCCGAAGCCACCCGGCCAGCAGCGCGACATCCCGGGCGCGCAGCCCATCACCGACCGTCCGGCCCCGGGCCGCTGA
- a CDS encoding DUF932 domain-containing protein codes for MSHEIETHGSQAAAVFARKDAWHRLGTTVRDRAFTAEEAMRLGHLGGWDVRKLPLTTAEVSEGGVTAIEVPGFATVRTNPFTGEPEALGVVGGGYTPLQNEDHAEFLNLLADESGAIFDTAGSLRGGRQMFITMQLPNSLIVGGTDRVDLNIAALNSHDGSSAFRILVTPVRVVCANTQSAALRNHESSFSIRHTRNAKAAVQAARDALGLTFTYVDAFQAEAERLIQQSMTDAAFDALIDATFGKAEASATKRVRETERRRRSRLHWLFADAETQAGIRDTAWAGYQAVAEYVDHYAPVRTTGDEQTARATRVLTSDDPDRIKRRAWTALAPA; via the coding sequence ATGTCACACGAGATCGAGACCCACGGCTCGCAGGCCGCAGCCGTCTTCGCCCGCAAGGACGCCTGGCACCGCCTGGGCACCACCGTCCGCGACCGCGCGTTCACCGCCGAGGAGGCCATGAGGCTCGGCCACCTGGGCGGCTGGGACGTCCGGAAGTTGCCGCTCACCACCGCCGAGGTCAGCGAGGGCGGCGTCACCGCGATCGAGGTCCCCGGCTTCGCCACGGTGCGCACCAACCCGTTCACCGGCGAGCCCGAGGCGCTCGGCGTCGTCGGCGGCGGCTACACCCCGCTGCAGAACGAGGACCACGCCGAGTTCCTGAACCTGCTGGCCGACGAGTCGGGCGCGATCTTCGACACCGCCGGGTCGCTGCGCGGCGGTCGGCAGATGTTCATCACGATGCAGCTGCCGAACTCGCTCATCGTCGGCGGCACCGACCGCGTCGACCTGAACATCGCCGCACTCAACAGCCACGACGGGTCCAGCGCGTTCCGCATCCTCGTGACCCCGGTCCGCGTCGTGTGCGCGAACACCCAGAGCGCGGCCCTGCGCAACCACGAGTCGTCGTTCTCGATCCGGCACACCCGCAACGCCAAGGCCGCCGTACAGGCCGCCCGCGACGCGCTCGGGCTGACCTTCACCTACGTCGACGCGTTCCAGGCCGAGGCCGAGCGGCTGATCCAGCAGTCCATGACCGATGCCGCGTTCGACGCCCTGATCGACGCCACGTTCGGCAAGGCCGAGGCCAGCGCGACCAAGCGAGTCCGCGAGACCGAGCGCCGTCGCCGCTCCCGGCTGCACTGGCTCTTCGCCGACGCCGAGACGCAGGCCGGCATCCGCGACACCGCGTGGGCCGGCTACCAGGCCGTGGCCGAGTACGTCGACCACTACGCCCCGGTCCGCACCACGGGCGACGAGCAGACCGCCCGGGCCACGCGGGTGCTCACCAGCGACGACCCCGACCGGATCAAGCGCCGCGCCTGGACCGCGCTCGCCCCGGCCTGA
- a CDS encoding YVTN family beta-propeller repeat protein — translation MSSTSDTGPDAASAQLPKDRHEWSRRMRVVALSAGALTVLAVAGGLAVLNGNDDRADEDPTAATLAGHRGRVEGTVWIANEGGGSLTAIDAATNRIVTTVAGVEGPHNVQVSPDGASVWTVSGHDGYAAMLSAESLDLHGVVPTGSAPAHVVVSPDGATAYTTNGADDTVSVIDTSTMKATDTIKVGQGPHGLRPSPDGRWLVVANVADTTLSVIDTRTNQLVTDIDVGKAPAQVAFSPDGRFVYASLNGEDAVAKVDMTSRKLVGTVAVGDGPIQTYVSGDNRYLLVANQGTEDSPGTTVSVIDIKTFTVTATVETGQGSHGVVVDPSSQHAYVTNIYGDDVAVLDLQELEVVARIPVGDKPNGVSFSPLPNDAEDGSVTLDLPTDPEAPADKIENGHEDGHRLEAHQLAQLSRSGGPSRTRSTLTLQIQST, via the coding sequence ATGAGCTCAACATCCGACACCGGTCCCGATGCGGCTTCTGCGCAGCTCCCGAAGGATCGGCACGAGTGGAGCCGGCGCATGCGCGTCGTTGCTCTCTCCGCCGGCGCGTTGACCGTGCTCGCCGTGGCGGGTGGCCTGGCGGTGCTCAACGGCAATGACGACCGCGCCGACGAGGACCCGACGGCGGCCACTCTCGCCGGCCACCGCGGCAGGGTGGAGGGCACCGTCTGGATCGCCAACGAGGGCGGCGGATCGCTCACGGCGATCGACGCCGCCACCAACCGGATCGTGACCACCGTCGCCGGCGTCGAAGGGCCACACAACGTCCAAGTGTCTCCCGACGGCGCTTCGGTGTGGACGGTGAGTGGCCACGACGGATACGCCGCCATGCTGTCCGCCGAAAGCCTGGACCTGCACGGCGTGGTTCCGACCGGCTCCGCGCCAGCCCATGTCGTGGTCTCCCCGGACGGGGCCACCGCGTACACCACCAACGGCGCAGACGACACCGTCTCCGTCATCGACACCTCCACCATGAAGGCCACCGACACCATCAAGGTGGGCCAGGGCCCGCACGGCCTCCGACCCAGCCCGGACGGCCGCTGGCTCGTCGTGGCGAACGTCGCCGACACCACGCTCAGCGTCATCGACACCCGGACCAACCAGCTGGTCACAGACATCGACGTGGGGAAGGCCCCCGCGCAAGTCGCCTTCTCCCCCGACGGCCGGTTCGTGTACGCCTCCCTAAACGGCGAGGACGCCGTCGCCAAGGTCGACATGACGTCGCGCAAGCTGGTCGGCACGGTCGCAGTCGGAGACGGCCCCATCCAGACCTATGTCAGCGGCGACAACCGCTATCTCCTCGTCGCCAACCAGGGCACCGAAGACTCGCCCGGGACCACCGTCTCGGTGATCGACATCAAGACGTTCACCGTGACCGCAACCGTCGAGACCGGACAGGGCTCCCACGGCGTCGTCGTCGACCCCTCGAGCCAGCACGCCTACGTCACCAACATCTACGGCGACGACGTCGCCGTCCTGGACCTCCAGGAGCTCGAGGTCGTGGCCCGGATCCCCGTCGGAGACAAGCCCAACGGCGTGAGCTTCTCCCCGCTCCCGAACGACGCCGAAGACGGCAGCGTCACGCTCGACCTCCCCACGGATCCCGAAGCGCCCGCAGACAAGATCGAAAACGGTCACGAAGACGGTCACCGTTTGGAGGCGCATCAGCTCGCCCAGCTGAGTAGATCCGGCGGTCCTTCCAGGACGCGCTCGACGCTGACGCTCCAGATCCAGTCAACGTGA
- a CDS encoding single-stranded DNA-binding protein gives MSTTVTFAGNLAEAPELLYTRENKPFVSCRVLANRRTQNDQGEWINDEPTAHNVKIFGSAATHVHDSCGSGDPIFVHGLERTEAWADKETGEKRTKDVVVVDNRFGEVGLSLKYVSARIERAPHAAQAS, from the coding sequence ATGTCGACCACCGTCACCTTCGCCGGCAACCTGGCCGAGGCGCCAGAGCTGCTCTACACCCGCGAGAACAAGCCGTTCGTCAGCTGCCGGGTCCTGGCCAACCGCCGGACCCAGAACGACCAGGGGGAGTGGATCAACGACGAGCCCACAGCCCACAACGTCAAGATCTTCGGCTCGGCCGCCACCCACGTGCACGACAGCTGCGGATCCGGCGACCCGATCTTCGTCCACGGCCTCGAGCGCACCGAGGCCTGGGCTGACAAGGAGACCGGCGAGAAGCGCACCAAGGACGTCGTGGTCGTCGACAACCGCTTCGGCGAGGTCGGCCTGTCGCTCAAGTACGTCTCCGCGCGCATCGAGCGCGCCCCCCACGCGGCCCAGGCCAGCTGA
- the dprA gene encoding DNA-processing protein DprA, with amino-acid sequence MSTPPADVADRLARVKLSSVIEPGDLRVTGLVSELGAGKVLDYLEAAGDVENHWGFTIGQELAHVDPGKVLEQAAGRGIRFVIPGDTEWPDQLAGLRGAGALHDRGGEPVGLWVRGGADLHQLAANAVAVVGSRAATDYGTHQANELSRDLAAMGHTVVSGLAYGVDQAAHRGALLAGGPTIAVMPCGADRPYPAAHAQLLEAVPDRGLVVAEAPPGTAPTRARFLARNRIVASLAEGTVVVEGAFRSGALTTAHWTGALHRPVMGVPGPVTSAASAGVNQLIRLGQASMVTSAQEVITDLTTHAHSTMAAAAQVDEPFPAPVRSAQTHIGGPPAPAAAPRR; translated from the coding sequence ATGAGCACCCCGCCCGCCGACGTCGCCGACCGGCTGGCCCGCGTCAAGCTGAGCAGCGTCATCGAGCCCGGCGACCTGCGCGTCACCGGCCTGGTCAGCGAGCTCGGTGCCGGCAAGGTCCTCGACTACCTCGAGGCCGCCGGCGATGTGGAGAACCACTGGGGCTTCACCATCGGCCAGGAGCTCGCCCACGTCGATCCCGGCAAGGTCCTCGAGCAGGCCGCCGGCCGCGGCATCCGGTTCGTCATCCCCGGTGATACCGAGTGGCCCGACCAGCTCGCGGGCCTGCGCGGCGCCGGCGCGCTGCACGACCGCGGCGGCGAACCCGTCGGACTGTGGGTCAGGGGAGGGGCTGACCTCCACCAGCTCGCAGCCAACGCCGTGGCCGTGGTGGGGTCGCGCGCCGCGACGGACTACGGAACGCATCAAGCCAACGAGCTGAGCCGGGACCTCGCGGCCATGGGCCACACCGTCGTCAGCGGACTCGCCTACGGTGTCGACCAGGCCGCCCACCGCGGCGCCCTCCTCGCCGGCGGCCCGACCATCGCTGTGATGCCGTGCGGGGCCGACCGGCCCTACCCGGCCGCGCACGCCCAGCTGCTCGAGGCGGTCCCCGATCGCGGCCTCGTCGTCGCCGAAGCGCCACCCGGCACCGCGCCCACCCGCGCCCGGTTCCTCGCGAGAAACCGGATCGTCGCCAGCCTCGCCGAAGGCACGGTGGTCGTCGAGGGAGCCTTCCGCAGCGGCGCCCTCACCACCGCGCACTGGACCGGTGCCCTGCACCGGCCCGTCATGGGCGTCCCAGGCCCAGTCACCAGCGCCGCCTCGGCCGGAGTGAACCAGCTGATCCGGCTGGGCCAGGCCAGCATGGTCACCAGCGCCCAAGAGGTCATCACCGATCTCACCACCCACGCCCACTCGACGATGGCCGCAGCCGCACAGGTCGACGAGCCCTTCCCGGCTCCGGTGCGCTCCGCGCAGACCCACATCGGGGGACCGCCGGCCCCGGCCGCCGCCCCTCGGCGTTGA